From Chryseotalea sp. WA131a:
TTTTTTGCCAATGTTTTTGCATCGCCAAAAATCGGTTCGTTATACCTTCTAGAAATCCTGGTTTTGGGGCCGGTGTACCTTGCCATATCTTGTTCTTAAATTCTTTATCTAAAATCTTACTTTTAAACTCTTCTCTTTTTAGGAGGACGGCAGCCGTTGTGCGGAATGGGTGTGAAATCACGAATGATCGTTACTTCTACGCCACATGCCTGAATGCTGCGGATAGCAGACTCACGTCCGGCACCGGGGCCCTTCACAAAAACTTCTACTTTGCGTAAGCCTAACTCAAATGCTTTGGATGCACACTCTTGAGCAGCAACCTGTGCGGCATAAGGAGTGTTTTTCTTAGAGCCTTTGAAGCCCATCTTTCCAGCCGATGCCCACGAAATCACCTGTCCGGTGCTATTGGTCATCGAGATGATGATATTGTTGAAAGTAGCGTGCACGTGTGCTTGGCCAATGGCTTCCACATTTACTACGCGCTTTTTGCTTTTGTCTTTCTTCTTTTCAACTGCAGGTGCTGCCATACGAAAAGTATTATTGTTTAGTTGTTAACCTTTAACTGCTTTCTTCTTATTCGCTACTGTCTTACGCTTGCCCTTACGGGTACGTGAGTTGTTTTTTGTCTTTTGGCCACGCACTGGCAAACCTTTGCGGTGACGAAGTCCACGGTAACAACCGATGTCCATCAATCGCTTGATGCTCAATTGCACCTCCGATTTCAACGCACCTTCAATGCGGAATTGCTCTCCTATGAGTGAACGAACCAAGTTCGATTCTTCATCGGTCCAATCTTTCACCTTTTTATCCAAACTGATTTTAGCTTGGGATAATATTTTTTGAGCTGACCTGCGGCCAATTCCAAAAATGTAGGTAAGGCTGATCTCGCCTCTTTTGTTATCCGGAATATCTACACCAGCAATACGTGCCATAATTATCCTTGTCTTTGTTTATAACGTGGGTTCTTTTTGTTGATTACGTACAATTTTCCTTTGCGTCTGATGATTTTGCAATCAGCGCTTCGTTTTTTTATGGATGCTCTTACTTTCATATCGTTGCTCTATTACTTGTATCTAAACGTTATCCTGCCTTTGCTCAAATCGTATGGAGACATCTCTAATTTTACTTTGTCGCCTGGTAAGATGCGGATGTAGTTCATCCTCATTTTACCCGATATGTGAGCCAACACCTCATGGCCGTTTTCTAACTGCACTTTAAACATGGCATTAGACAACGCCTCTAAAATTGTTCCGTCTTGCTCTATCGACTTTTGTTTCGCCATTTATAACTATAACTCTCTTCTAAGTACTCGTGTGTTGTCAAAATCTCAGTGCCATCCTTATAGATCGCCACCATGTGTTCGAAGTGAGCCGAGGGTTTGTGGTCGTACGTTCGAATCGTCCAACCATCCTTCTCTTGCACCACTCGTTTTGTTCCCATGTTGATCATGGGCTCAATGGCGAATACCATTCCTGGCATTATCTTAGGCCCCTTCCCTCGCTTTCCGTAGTTCGGCACTTCGGGGTCTTCGTGAAGGTCTTTTCCTACTCCGTGTCCCACCAGTTCCCTCACTACTCCATATCCAAACTTTTCTACAAAACTTTGGACCGCAAATCCGATGTCACCTATTCTATTTCCGGCTTTCGCTTGTGCGATGCCGAGATAGAGCGATTCGTACGTTCGGTTCAGCAAACTCAACACCTCTTCGCTTGCACCTTCCAAGGGATAGGTATAAGCTGAATCGCTGTGAAAGCCTTTGTACTTCACGCCACAATCAATGGCTACCACATCTCCTTCTTTCAATTCGTAGTTACTCGGAAATCCGTGTACTACCACATCGTTTACCGAAATACAAAGGGAAGCTGGAAACGACCCATTGTAATTCTTAAAGGAAGGTATGCCGTTGTTGTCTCGTATATACGCTTCGGCAATTTCATCCAGTTTTTTCGTTTTCACTCCAGGCTTTATGGCCTTGGCTACTTCCGCATGAGTCTTGCCCAAAATTTGAGCACTCTCCTTAATAATCTGAATGTCCTCTGCCGATTTGTAGTGAACCATTCAACTTCAAGCCGCAGCAAACTGAGAACGTCCTTTAACTCTGCCAGACTTCATCATTCCTTCGTAGTGGCGCATCAATAAATAGCTTTCTATTTGTTGAAGCGTATCCAACACCACACCCACTAAAATGAGCAATGATGTTCCACCGTAGAAATAGGCGAAGTTTTGGGTGATGCCGGCCTTCACCGCAAAAGCAGGAAGGATAGCAACAGCGGCCAACAACAATGCGCCTGGCAACGTAATCTTTGATAAAATGCTATCTATAAATTCGGCAGTTTGCTTGCCCGGTTTGATACCTGGAACGAAACCACCGTTTCTTTTCAAATTGTCAGCAATGTCATTGGATGGAACGGTGATCGCTGTGTAGAAAAATGTAAACACAATGATCAACGTTGCAAATAAGGCATTGTATTGCCATGAAGTAAAGTCAGCAAACGTAGAACCCACGTAAGCACTCACATCACTGTCTTGCCAAATTTGCGCAACCAAAGGAGGTAAAAACATTAACGCCTGTGCGAAGATAATGGGCATTACACCAGCTGAGTTCAACTTCAATGGAATGAAGTCGCGCTTGCCACCGTATAATTTATTTCCTACTACCTGCTTTGCGTATTGAACCGGAATTCTGCGAACCGCCTGTGTTAAAGCAATCACACCCACTACTACAAAGAACAAAGCAAGAATTTCTAATATCAAGGTCAATCCACCACCTAAACCTTTCGCATCAGCCTCTTGATAGATAGCTGCTGGGAAGCGAGAAACAATGCCAATCATGATCAACATGCTGATACCATTACCAATTCCCTTGTCTGTAATACGCTCACCCAACCACATACAGAACATAGTGCCGGCCACAATGATGATCATCGAGGAGATGGTAAAGAACAAACCGGGATTGATAATCGCCTCATCGTTCACCGTAGCTCTCAAGTATCCATACGACTGAGCGGCCGTAATGAAAATGGTTAATACGCGTGTGAACTGATTCAATTTTTTTCTTCCGCTCTCGCCTTCCTTCTGCATTTTAGCAAAGCGCGGCACAGCTACCGTTAACAACTGCACCACAATAGAGGCAGAGATGTAGGGCATAATGCCCAACGCAAAAATGGAGGCGCGACTGAACGAACCACCCAAGAATGTATTCAAGAAATCGAAAATACCGCCTTGGTTACCTGTTAATAAATTAGGATCAATGCCAGGCAATACAATGTATGAGCCCAAGCGGAAAATAATCAAGAACCCAATCGTATTGATAATACGAACGCGAAGGTCTTCGATTGAAAAAATGTTCTTTATGGTGGTAAAGAAACGCTTCATTTATTTTACAGTTGTGGCGCTTCCGCCTGCGGTTTCAATTGCTTTTGTGGCGGTTTCAGAAAAAGCGTGTGCCTCAACATTCACTTTCGCTTTCAATTCTCCTCTGCCTAAAATTTTTACTCTGTCTTTTTTGCCTACGATACCATTATCAATCATCAATTGAACATCGATAGCGGTAGCGCTGGTCTTCTGTGCCAATGCCTCGATCGCATCTAAGTTAATGGCCTTGTATTCAACGCGGTTTAAGCTTTTGAAACCAAACTTAGGAACGCGTCTTTGAAGTGGCATCTGACCACCTTCAAAACCAAATTTGCGTGCATAACCAGAACGTGACTGAGCACCTTTGTGTCCACGGCCGGCAGTACTACCACCCGAACCTTGACCACGGCCAAGTCGCTTGTTGTTTTTTGTCGAGCCTTCTGCAGGCGATAATGTGTGCAGTTTCATTTTATAACTCGGTTACGCTTACTAAATGACTTACTTTTTTTACCATTCCTTTGATTTGCGGAGTAAGCTCCACCTCAACTGTTTGGTTTACTCTTCTAAGACCCAATGACTTCATTGTCAATTGTTGTGTTTCAGGTCTCTTGATAGTGCTACGGGTTTGTGTGATCTTAACTTTTGCCATCGCTTTCGCTTTTAAAACTCCGTTGATTATCCGTTAAATACTTTTGATAACGATACGCCTCTATTGCGTGCAATAGTTTGCGGATCACGCATGCTGGTCAATGCTTTGAAAGTTGCCTTCACCACGTTGTGTGGATTCGAAGAACCTTTCGACTTTGCCAACACGTTATGCACACCAGCACTTTCCAACACGGCACGCATCGCACCACCTGCAATTACACCTGTACCAGGCGAAGCCGG
This genomic window contains:
- the rpsK gene encoding 30S ribosomal protein S11; the encoded protein is MAAPAVEKKKDKSKKRVVNVEAIGQAHVHATFNNIIISMTNSTGQVISWASAGKMGFKGSKKNTPYAAQVAAQECASKAFELGLRKVEVFVKGPGAGRESAIRSIQACGVEVTIIRDFTPIPHNGCRPPKKRRV
- the rpsM gene encoding 30S ribosomal protein S13, with the translated sequence MARIAGVDIPDNKRGEISLTYIFGIGRRSAQKILSQAKISLDKKVKDWTDEESNLVRSLIGEQFRIEGALKSEVQLSIKRLMDIGCYRGLRHRKGLPVRGQKTKNNSRTRKGKRKTVANKKKAVKG
- the ykgO gene encoding type B 50S ribosomal protein L36, encoding MKVRASIKKRSADCKIIRRKGKLYVINKKNPRYKQRQG
- the infA gene encoding translation initiation factor IF-1, which encodes MAKQKSIEQDGTILEALSNAMFKVQLENGHEVLAHISGKMRMNYIRILPGDKVKLEMSPYDLSKGRITFRYK
- the map gene encoding type I methionyl aminopeptidase encodes the protein MVHYKSAEDIQIIKESAQILGKTHAEVAKAIKPGVKTKKLDEIAEAYIRDNNGIPSFKNYNGSFPASLCISVNDVVVHGFPSNYELKEGDVVAIDCGVKYKGFHSDSAYTYPLEGASEEVLSLLNRTYESLYLGIAQAKAGNRIGDIGFAVQSFVEKFGYGVVRELVGHGVGKDLHEDPEVPNYGKRGKGPKIMPGMVFAIEPMINMGTKRVVQEKDGWTIRTYDHKPSAHFEHMVAIYKDGTEILTTHEYLEESYSYKWRNKSR
- the secY gene encoding preprotein translocase subunit SecY, which codes for MKRFFTTIKNIFSIEDLRVRIINTIGFLIIFRLGSYIVLPGIDPNLLTGNQGGIFDFLNTFLGGSFSRASIFALGIMPYISASIVVQLLTVAVPRFAKMQKEGESGRKKLNQFTRVLTIFITAAQSYGYLRATVNDEAIINPGLFFTISSMIIIVAGTMFCMWLGERITDKGIGNGISMLIMIGIVSRFPAAIYQEADAKGLGGGLTLILEILALFFVVVGVIALTQAVRRIPVQYAKQVVGNKLYGGKRDFIPLKLNSAGVMPIIFAQALMFLPPLVAQIWQDSDVSAYVGSTFADFTSWQYNALFATLIIVFTFFYTAITVPSNDIADNLKRNGGFVPGIKPGKQTAEFIDSILSKITLPGALLLAAVAILPAFAVKAGITQNFAYFYGGTSLLILVGVVLDTLQQIESYLLMRHYEGMMKSGRVKGRSQFAAA
- the rplO gene encoding 50S ribosomal protein L15; the encoded protein is MKLHTLSPAEGSTKNNKRLGRGQGSGGSTAGRGHKGAQSRSGYARKFGFEGGQMPLQRRVPKFGFKSLNRVEYKAINLDAIEALAQKTSATAIDVQLMIDNGIVGKKDRVKILGRGELKAKVNVEAHAFSETATKAIETAGGSATTVK
- the rpmD gene encoding 50S ribosomal protein L30, which gives rise to MAKVKITQTRSTIKRPETQQLTMKSLGLRRVNQTVEVELTPQIKGMVKKVSHLVSVTEL